A genomic region of Nymphaea colorata isolate Beijing-Zhang1983 chromosome 2, ASM883128v2, whole genome shotgun sequence contains the following coding sequences:
- the LOC116248646 gene encoding HVA22-like protein a isoform X2, whose protein sequence is MGGGALLKVVAQHFDVLALPVVSLLYPLYASVKAIESESRHDDRQWLTIPVWSYAKLIATCWLVLPYFNGAAYVYEHFIRPCFVNPPPVNIWIFSGKKSIFNTLPDDCSSAVERYIADNGKEAFERLMAQAERETKSQKNHFGIFDYEDDRF, encoded by the exons ATGGGTGGTGGTGCACTCCTGAAGGTGGTGGCTCAGCATTTTGATGTTCTTGCCTT GCCTGTGGTGTCGTTGCTTTATCCCCT ATATGCTTCAGTCAAAGCAATAGAATCAGAATCTCGTCATGATGATCGACAATGGCTAAC GATTCCTGTATGGTCTTATGCAAAGTTGATAGCTACGTGCTGGctggttttgccttattttaaTGGTGCAGCTTATGTTTATGAGCACTTCATACGACCATGCTTTGTGAACCCTCCTCCTGTTAATATTTGGATCTTCTCTGGGAAGAAAAGCATCTTCAATACTCTCCCAGATGACTGTAGCTCTGCAGTGGAAAGGTACATTGCAGATAATGGCAAAGAAGCATTTGAGAGGCTAATGGCCCAG GCTGAAAGGGAAACGAAGTCTCAAAAGAACCACTTCGGGATTTTTGATTATGAAGATGATCGGTTTTGA
- the LOC116248883 gene encoding protein IRON-RELATED TRANSCRIPTION FACTOR 3 isoform X2, with protein sequence MAKQANMVDENSVGRRGKTKDKVAKKIHKAEREKLKRDHLNDLFSDLGQALEPARQNNGKATILSDATRILRDLLTQVDHLRKENAALLTESRYITDEKNELKDENAVLEAEIGKLQSQLQERTQSEPMWSNSTETLPSSVPGHLGPAMLSSTNNQLVSPVAEPLRHLVEPDASGSEQMMPSVGGAAMLSTDQVLPRPLVVFPLHPDLQNFSKNNSGSDSDKLQPQSAKPPSNVRRPHARYPTPSDSWPSRLLTRHPREHSEEERCGARRTENFGNDDDASNENLSL encoded by the exons AAGAGGCAAGACCAAGGATAAGGTTGCAAAGAAAATTCACAAAGCTGAGAGGGAGAAGTTGAAAAGAGACCACTTGAATGATCTCTTCTCTGACTTGGGTCAGGCTCTAg AACCAGCACGACAGAACAATGGAAAAGCTACAATACTGTCTGATGCTACAAGAATATTGCGCGATTTGCTTACTCAAGTCGATCACCTTAGGAAGGAGAATGCAGCTTTATTGACAGAGTCACGCTAT ATCACTGATGAGAAGAACGAACTTAAAGATGAAAATGCTGTTTTAGAAGCTGAGATCGGCAAATTGCAAAGCCAGCTACAGGAAAGGACGCAATCAGAACCCATGTGGTCCAACTCCACGGAGACACTACCATCATCTGTCCCGGGACATTTAGGTCCAGCAATGCTGTCCTCAACGAACAATCAATTGGTCTCACCTGTGGCAGAACCGCTTCGGCACTTAGTGGAACCTGATGCATCAGGAAGCGAGCAAATGATGCCATCTGTCGGGGGGGCTGCAATGTTGTCTACGGATCAGGTTTTGCCTAGGCCACTTGTTGTCTTCCCTCTCCATCCTGACCTGCAGAACTTCTCCAAAAACAACAGCGGGAGCGACTCAGACAAATTACAGCCTCAGTCTGCTAAGCCTCCCTCTAATGTGAGAAGACCACATGCACGTTATCCCACTCCTTCAGATTCATGGCCATCGAGGCTCCTAACACGGCATCCAAGAGAACATTCCGAGGAAGAACGTTGTGGTGCACGCAGAACTGAAAATTTTGGTAATGATGATGATGCTAGTAATGAGAACTTATCTCTTTGA
- the LOC116248646 gene encoding HVA22-like protein a isoform X1 translates to MGGGALLKVVAQHFDVLALPVVSLLYPLYASVKAIESESRHDDRQWLTYWVLYSMITLCEMTFSKVIEWIPVWSYAKLIATCWLVLPYFNGAAYVYEHFIRPCFVNPPPVNIWIFSGKKSIFNTLPDDCSSAVERYIADNGKEAFERLMAQAERETKSQKNHFGIFDYEDDRF, encoded by the exons ATGGGTGGTGGTGCACTCCTGAAGGTGGTGGCTCAGCATTTTGATGTTCTTGCCTT GCCTGTGGTGTCGTTGCTTTATCCCCT ATATGCTTCAGTCAAAGCAATAGAATCAGAATCTCGTCATGATGATCGACAATGGCTAACGTATTGGGTTCTCTATTCTATGATCACTCTCTGTGAGATGACTTTCTCCAAAGTTATTGAGTG GATTCCTGTATGGTCTTATGCAAAGTTGATAGCTACGTGCTGGctggttttgccttattttaaTGGTGCAGCTTATGTTTATGAGCACTTCATACGACCATGCTTTGTGAACCCTCCTCCTGTTAATATTTGGATCTTCTCTGGGAAGAAAAGCATCTTCAATACTCTCCCAGATGACTGTAGCTCTGCAGTGGAAAGGTACATTGCAGATAATGGCAAAGAAGCATTTGAGAGGCTAATGGCCCAG GCTGAAAGGGAAACGAAGTCTCAAAAGAACCACTTCGGGATTTTTGATTATGAAGATGATCGGTTTTGA
- the LOC116248535 gene encoding microtubule-associated protein RP/EB family member 1B: protein MDGAYFVGRNEILAWINATLQLNLTRVEEAASGAIQCQMMDMIHRGVVPMHKVNFDAKTEYDMIQNYKVLQEVFTKLNINKHIEVNKLVKGRPLDNLEFLQWLKRYCESVNGGIMNENYNPVERRCKGMKDRKGISSVQSLNPARVHRSSKSMEASHFTTLGLLNGSGTKLGKTSTGSDGASAARQIHALSEQIAELKVSMDQLEKERDFYFAKLRDIEVLCQTPELENLMVVAAIRRILYAADDRDSAIVEAQELVSKSITLAENNTVCSADNEDGPE from the exons atggatgGAGCTTATTTTGTTGGTAGAAATGAGATTCTTGCTTGGATTAATGCTACTCTTCAGCTCAATCTCACCAGAGTAGAGGAG GCTGCCTCTGGTGCTATTCAGTGCCAGATGATGGATATGATACATCGAGGCGTTGTACCGATGCACAAG GTCAATTTTGATGCGAAAACAGAATATGACATGATCCAGAATTACAAAGTTCTGCAAGAGGTGTTCACCAAGTTGAATATAAACAAG CATATTGAAGTGAACAAGCTTGTCAAAGGGCGGCCTCTGGATAATTTGGAGTTCCTGCAATGGCTGAAGCGCTACTGTGAATCTGTTAATGGAGGCATTATGAATGa GAACTATAATCCAGTGGAAAGAAGATGCAAGGGAATGAAAGATCGGAAGGGAATATCTTCAGTGCAATCTTTGAATCCTGCAAGAGTTCACCGCAGCTCAAAGTCCATGGAAGCAAGCCACTTTACTACCCTTGGTCTTCTGAATGGATCAG GAACCAAGCTAGGGAAAACTTCTACTGGGTCAGATGGAGCAAGTGCTGCCAGACAAATACATGCACTATCCGAGCAG ATTGCAGAGCTCAAGGTTTCCATGGACCAGTTGGAGAAGGAGAGGGACTTTTACTTTGCAAAACTTCGTGACATCGAAGTTCTGTGTCAAACTCCTGAGTTGGAGAATCTTATG GTAGTGGCTGCAATTAGGAGAATATTGTACGCTGCAGATGATCGGGATTCTGCAATTGTTGAAGCTCAAGAACTCGTAAGCAAGTCCATAACATTGGCCGAGAACAACACAGTATGCAGTGCCGACAATGAGGACGGACCTGAGTGA
- the LOC116248534 gene encoding pentatricopeptide repeat-containing protein At1g26900, mitochondrial: MIQQCSKHPQSAIPLLERCLLLLGCCTQLNQLEQVHGLMVKTSLDQQPFPCSKLLASCSHFPAYARSLFGRISEPNTFMWNTILRSSAISTTPLDALLLLNSMRRSSALADQFTFVCILKACARATAAEAGRCVHGLVLRSGFEDFLPVRNTIIGVYAACGWIEGAHKAFDEIPKRDSVSWNALIGGYVRVGRVQEAFRLFGEMRLSGEIRIAKQSILVLLSGCEGCYGSGSLARGETVHALCVKYSFDSEMSVRTSIIGMYSSNGCLSLARRIFDESVEPDTTAWNCIIGGYVRRGCLQEAMKMYQKMKLTGAKPNYVTMVTLLAGLAQTGLVSGGICIHQDIMEQGLELNAALGTALVDMYGKCGCIEKAVEIFDAMTDKDATTWSAMVSCLALHGRGVDAVALFDVMRQEQVLPNEVTFMAVLTACSHAGLVDQGKMYFDVMAREYDLVPRTEHYGCMVDMLGRAGLLEEAHQLIKSMPMEPDATVWRSLLASCRLHGNVELGGLAKTALLKLEPLHPSDAILMLGAYAAVGRWQDIRRLRDDPVEETRVKKKAGCSSISTVLQ, encoded by the coding sequence ATGATTCAGCAATGCTCAAAGCATCCCCAGTCGGCTATCCCATTGCTGGAGAGATGCCTCCTGTTGCTGGGCTGCTGCACCCAACTGAACCAGCTGGAACAGGTCCATGGCCTCATGGTTAAGACCTCCTTGGACCAGCAACCCTTCCCATGCAGCAAGCTCCTCGCCTCCTGCTCCCACTTTCCCGCCTACGCCCGTTCCCTCTTTGGCCGCATCTCCGAGCCGAACACTTTCATGTGGAACACCATCCTGCGCAGCTCCGCCATCAGCACTACCCCTCTCGACGCCCTCTTGCTCCTCAATTCTATGCGCCGGAGCTCGGCGTTGGCGGATCAGTTCACCTTCGTCTGCATCCTCAAGGCGTGTGCCCGTGCCACCGCTGCGGAAGCCGGCCGGTGCGTTCATGGTCTCGTTCTGAGGTCGGGGTTTGAGGACTTTCTTCCAGTTCGGAATACCATTATTGGGGTGTATGCGGCTTGTGGTTGGATCGAAGGAGCACACAAAGCGTTTGATGAGATACCTAAGAGAGATTCCGTGTCTTGGAATGCCTTGATAGGTGGGTATGTTAGGGTTGGTCGGGTACAGGAGGCTTTCCGTCTGTTTGGTGAGATGCGTTTGAGTGGGGAAATCAGAATTGCTAAACAGAGCATCCTGGTTCTGTTGTCTGGTTGTGAAGGCTGCTACGGTTCGGGCAGTCTTGCTAGAGGTGAGACAGTTCATGCACTGTGTGTCAAGTATTCATTTGATTCGGAGATGAGCGTGAGGACTTCGATAATTGGCATGTATTCTAGTAATGGCTGCCTGAGTTTGGCTCGCCGAATTTTCGATGAAAGTGTTGAACCAGATACCACTGCGTGGAATTGCATAATTGGTGGATATGTTAGGCGTGGATGTCTGCAGGAAGCTATGAAGATGTATCAGAAGATGAAACTTACAGGAGCAAAGCCAAATTATGTGACCATGGTAACTCTTTTGGCAGGCCTTGCGCAGACTGGATTGGTTTCTGGTGGAATCTGCATCCATCAAGACATTATGGAGCAAGGGCTAGAGCTGAATGCAGCCCTTGGCACAGCTCTGGTAGATATGTATGGGAAATGTGGATGCATTGAGAAGGCTGTGGAAATCTTCGATGCCATGACGGATAAGGATGCAACAACTTGGAGTGCAATGGTTTCATGCCTTGCATTGCATGGCCGTGGAGTTGATGCCGTTGCTCTTTTTGATGTGATGAGGCAAGAGCAGGTTCTTCCTAATGAAGTCACCTTCATGGCTGTCTTAACTGCTTGCAGTCATGCAGGTCTGGTGGATCAagggaagatgtactttgatgttATGGCAAGAGAGTATGACCTAGTTCCACGAACTGAACACTATGGCTGTATGGTTGACATGCTTGGTCGAGCCGGACTGCTGGAAGAAGCACATCAGTTGATCAAGAGCATGCCCATGGAGCCTGATGCCACTGTTTGGCGAAGCCTGCTAGCTTCTTGCAGGCTTCATGGTAATGTGGAACTGGGTGGATTGGCAAAGACAGCTCTGCTAAAATTGGAACCTTTACACCCATCAGACGCTATCTTGATGTTGGGTGCATATGCTGCTGTTGGTAGGTGGCAGGATATCAGGAGGCTTAGAGATGATCCAGTAGAGGAGACAAGAGTGAAGAAGAAGGCTGGCTGTAGCTCGATTTCAACAGTCCTGCAATAG
- the LOC116248883 gene encoding protein IRON-RELATED TRANSCRIPTION FACTOR 3 isoform X1: MKIQLEAGLDTEVEILVQCRRGKTKDKVAKKIHKAEREKLKRDHLNDLFSDLGQALEPARQNNGKATILSDATRILRDLLTQVDHLRKENAALLTESRYITDEKNELKDENAVLEAEIGKLQSQLQERTQSEPMWSNSTETLPSSVPGHLGPAMLSSTNNQLVSPVAEPLRHLVEPDASGSEQMMPSVGGAAMLSTDQVLPRPLVVFPLHPDLQNFSKNNSGSDSDKLQPQSAKPPSNVRRPHARYPTPSDSWPSRLLTRHPREHSEEERCGARRTENFGNDDDASNENLSL, encoded by the exons CTGGCTTAGATACTGAAGTTGAAATCTTGGTACAATGTAGAAGAGGCAAGACCAAGGATAAGGTTGCAAAGAAAATTCACAAAGCTGAGAGGGAGAAGTTGAAAAGAGACCACTTGAATGATCTCTTCTCTGACTTGGGTCAGGCTCTAg AACCAGCACGACAGAACAATGGAAAAGCTACAATACTGTCTGATGCTACAAGAATATTGCGCGATTTGCTTACTCAAGTCGATCACCTTAGGAAGGAGAATGCAGCTTTATTGACAGAGTCACGCTAT ATCACTGATGAGAAGAACGAACTTAAAGATGAAAATGCTGTTTTAGAAGCTGAGATCGGCAAATTGCAAAGCCAGCTACAGGAAAGGACGCAATCAGAACCCATGTGGTCCAACTCCACGGAGACACTACCATCATCTGTCCCGGGACATTTAGGTCCAGCAATGCTGTCCTCAACGAACAATCAATTGGTCTCACCTGTGGCAGAACCGCTTCGGCACTTAGTGGAACCTGATGCATCAGGAAGCGAGCAAATGATGCCATCTGTCGGGGGGGCTGCAATGTTGTCTACGGATCAGGTTTTGCCTAGGCCACTTGTTGTCTTCCCTCTCCATCCTGACCTGCAGAACTTCTCCAAAAACAACAGCGGGAGCGACTCAGACAAATTACAGCCTCAGTCTGCTAAGCCTCCCTCTAATGTGAGAAGACCACATGCACGTTATCCCACTCCTTCAGATTCATGGCCATCGAGGCTCCTAACACGGCATCCAAGAGAACATTCCGAGGAAGAACGTTGTGGTGCACGCAGAACTGAAAATTTTGGTAATGATGATGATGCTAGTAATGAGAACTTATCTCTTTGA